From the genome of Devriesea agamarum, one region includes:
- a CDS encoding ABC transporter permease, whose translation MSTTSITNGPLPDADAPIQPVIAQERLKSWWHTPTTLTVFGLIALIGFGILAPGGSWDSTLHIATDRDLLAVPDIAVPAQLTSVILAVVCLVIAGVTWWLAFRYPVVRPALRATLLVLFGIFWVLSFLVWIVVGQTLDLTALLQSTLALAVPLVFGSLSGVLSERAGVVNIAIEGQLLFGAFGAAILASMTGNPWLGIIAAPIMALVIGVLLALFAVGYHVQQIIVGVVLNVLAIGLTSFFFSTVMKAHPEMLNTPTRLPNLPIPGLSHIPLIGPVLFNQNILVYLMYVIVVVLTVALYRTRWGLRVRAVGEHPLAADTVGINVSRTRWSNVLLGSAVAGLGGATLTIGTGVAFGEEMSAGKGYIALAAMILGRYNPIGAVCAALFFAFADALQLRLGILKTVAVPDGLDKFTLPGEFLLMLPYIVTLFAVAGFVGRVRVPAADGEPYIKQ comes from the coding sequence ATGAGCACCACCTCCATAACCAATGGGCCGCTGCCCGACGCCGATGCCCCGATTCAGCCGGTGATCGCACAAGAACGCCTGAAATCGTGGTGGCACACGCCAACCACACTGACGGTGTTCGGTCTGATTGCGCTGATTGGATTCGGTATTCTCGCCCCCGGCGGCAGCTGGGATTCAACCCTGCATATCGCGACAGACCGCGACCTGCTGGCCGTGCCCGACATCGCTGTGCCAGCGCAGCTCACCTCGGTGATTCTGGCCGTGGTCTGCTTGGTGATTGCAGGTGTGACCTGGTGGCTCGCCTTCCGCTATCCGGTGGTGCGCCCCGCCCTGCGGGCAACCCTGCTGGTTCTCTTCGGGATTTTCTGGGTGTTGTCATTCCTGGTTTGGATCGTGGTAGGGCAAACCCTCGATCTCACCGCACTGTTGCAGTCCACACTGGCACTCGCAGTGCCGCTGGTGTTCGGCTCACTCTCGGGTGTTCTGAGTGAACGAGCAGGCGTGGTGAATATTGCGATTGAAGGGCAGCTGCTGTTCGGAGCATTTGGAGCCGCGATCCTCGCCTCGATGACTGGTAACCCATGGCTTGGAATCATCGCCGCACCGATTATGGCGCTGGTCATTGGCGTGCTGCTGGCCCTGTTCGCAGTTGGCTACCACGTGCAGCAGATCATTGTCGGCGTCGTTCTCAACGTGCTGGCGATTGGTCTGACCAGCTTCTTCTTCAGCACGGTGATGAAGGCTCATCCCGAGATGCTCAACACCCCGACGCGTCTGCCAAATCTTCCAATCCCGGGTCTTTCGCACATCCCCCTGATTGGGCCGGTGCTGTTTAACCAGAACATCCTCGTGTATCTGATGTACGTGATCGTGGTGGTTTTGACCGTCGCGCTCTACCGCACCCGCTGGGGTCTGCGCGTTCGAGCCGTGGGCGAGCATCCTCTGGCTGCCGATACCGTTGGTATTAATGTGAGCCGGACCCGCTGGTCAAACGTGCTTTTGGGCTCTGCTGTGGCAGGTCTTGGCGGCGCTACCCTGACTATCGGCACCGGTGTCGCCTTCGGTGAGGAAATGTCAGCGGGTAAGGGCTATATTGCGCTGGCTGCCATGATTCTTGGCCGCTACAACCCGATTGGTGCAGTGTGCGCGGCGCTGTTCTTCGCGTTCGCCGACGCCTTACAGCTGCGGCTTGGGATTTTGAAGACGGTGGCGGTTCCCGACGGGCTAGACAAGTTCACGTTGCCGGGTGAGTTCCTGCTGATGCTGCCGTACATCGTGACGCTGTTTGCGGTCGCCGGATTCGTCGGCCGTGTGCGGGTGCCCGCAGCCGACGGAGAGCCCTACATTAAGCAGTGA
- a CDS encoding cytidine deaminase, with translation MRQRAYAPYSRFQVGAAALTDDGRLIGGCNVENAGYGVTLCAECGLISDLIAGGGGKLTAFVCVGANENHDGPAPIVMPCGRCRQLLSEHSAPSLVVLTPKGERTMAEVLPEAFGPDSL, from the coding sequence ATGCGTCAGCGTGCCTATGCGCCATATTCACGATTCCAGGTGGGTGCTGCTGCGCTCACAGATGACGGCCGACTGATCGGTGGCTGCAACGTTGAAAACGCTGGGTATGGCGTGACTCTCTGCGCCGAATGCGGTTTAATCTCAGATCTCATCGCTGGCGGAGGGGGCAAACTCACCGCGTTCGTGTGCGTTGGCGCGAATGAAAATCACGATGGCCCAGCTCCCATTGTGATGCCATGCGGACGATGCCGTCAGCTGCTCTCCGAGCATTCTGCCCCCAGTTTGGTGGTGCTAACTCCCAAAGGGGAGCGCACCATGGCAGAAGTCCTGCCCGAGGCCTTCGGACCGGACTCTCTGTAG
- a CDS encoding thymidine phosphorylase — MTENQHVAEPTSTTDAGTSAPHTAEAFDAVDIIRTKRDGGELTPEQIDWVIDAFTRGVVADYQMSALGMAILLRGMNRGEIARWTHAMIASGERMDFSSLSRTTVDKHSTGGVGDKITLPLAPLVACYGVAVPQLSGRGLGHTGGTLDKLESIPGWRALLSNEEMMRQLEDVGAVICGAGSGLAPADKKLYALRDVTATVEAIPLIASSIMSKKIAEGTASLVLDVKVGSGAFMKTEDSARELARTMVDLGTDAGVKTIALLTDMSTPLGLTAGNALEVRESLEVLAGGGPKDVVDLTVALACEMLGAAGVTGVDPAEALADGRAMDVWRRMITAQGGDPDAPLPVASHTHEVRADADGMVTAVDAMPVALAAWRLGAGRERQGEPVQFGAGVELHKTVGDSVRAGDVLATLHTDTPERFDRALSSLEGAWSIDDVPSVPERTIVLDRIS; from the coding sequence ATGACCGAAAATCAGCACGTTGCTGAGCCCACGTCCACTACCGATGCCGGGACATCTGCGCCACACACAGCTGAGGCTTTTGACGCGGTTGACATTATCCGCACTAAACGTGACGGGGGTGAGCTCACTCCCGAACAAATTGACTGGGTTATTGATGCCTTTACCCGCGGAGTGGTGGCTGATTACCAGATGTCAGCATTGGGGATGGCAATTCTCCTGCGGGGGATGAACCGCGGTGAAATTGCGCGCTGGACCCACGCCATGATCGCCTCCGGCGAGCGTATGGATTTCTCCTCCCTCAGCCGCACTACCGTAGATAAGCACTCCACGGGCGGGGTCGGTGACAAAATCACCTTGCCGCTGGCACCGTTGGTTGCCTGCTACGGCGTTGCGGTGCCACAGCTGTCGGGTCGAGGGCTCGGCCACACCGGCGGTACCTTAGACAAACTTGAATCCATTCCCGGTTGGCGGGCGCTGCTGTCCAACGAGGAAATGATGCGGCAGCTGGAGGATGTCGGCGCGGTGATTTGCGGGGCGGGAAGCGGCCTAGCGCCAGCAGACAAAAAGCTTTACGCCCTGCGCGATGTCACCGCGACGGTCGAGGCGATTCCGCTGATTGCTTCGTCCATCATGAGCAAGAAGATTGCCGAAGGCACCGCGAGCCTGGTGCTTGACGTCAAAGTTGGCTCGGGTGCCTTTATGAAGACCGAGGATAGCGCGCGTGAGCTCGCCCGCACCATGGTCGATCTCGGCACCGATGCCGGGGTCAAGACAATCGCTTTACTCACGGACATGTCGACCCCACTTGGTTTGACCGCTGGTAATGCGCTGGAGGTGCGCGAGAGCCTTGAGGTCTTGGCCGGAGGTGGTCCCAAGGACGTGGTTGATCTGACGGTGGCGCTGGCCTGCGAGATGCTTGGAGCAGCGGGAGTCACGGGTGTTGATCCGGCCGAGGCGCTCGCTGACGGCCGGGCTATGGATGTGTGGCGTCGGATGATTACCGCTCAGGGTGGGGATCCCGATGCGCCGCTACCGGTTGCCTCCCACACCCATGAGGTGCGGGCTGATGCCGACGGTATGGTGACCGCTGTGGACGCGATGCCGGTGGCATTGGCTGCATGGAGGCTGGGCGCTGGGCGCGAACGGCAAGGTGAGCCGGTGCAGTTCGGGGCCGGGGTGGAGCTACACAAGACCGTTGGAGACAGCGTGCGGGCTGGCGACGTGCTGGCGACCCTGCACACCGACACTCCGGAACGGTTCGATCGTGCGCTGTCCTCACTTGAGGGTGCGTGGAGCATCGATGACGTTCCGTCGGTGCCAGAACGCACCATCGTGCTGGACCGGATTTCTTAA